GGGGGAGATCCCGTTGTCCATCCAGACCATCACCCACGCCGAGTTCCACTGCGCGGACGCGGACAAGACCGCGACCGAACTCTGCGCCGACTACGGCTTCACCGCCGACACCCCGTCGATCGGCCCGGGCGGCACCCGCAGCATCGAACTGCGCCAGGGCACGATCCGGCTGCACCTGACCTCCGCCGCCGCCCCCGAGCACCCGGTGGCCGACTTCGTCGCCCGCCACGGGGACGGCGTCGCCGTACTCGCGCTCGGCTGCACCGACCCGCAGGCCGCGCTGGAGCGGGCCGAGCGGCACGGCGCCCGGGTGCTGGACCGGGCCGGCGCCCTGATCGCCGGCTTCGGCGACACCGCACTGCGCCTCGTCCCGCTGCGCACCGCCGAGCCGGGCCCGGAGCCCCGGCTGCTGGACCACCTCGACCACGTCGCGATCTGCCTCCCGGCCGGCCGGCTCGCCGAAGCCGTCCGGTTCTGCGAGGCCGCGCTCGGCTTCCACACGATCTTCGAGGAGTACATCGAGGTCGGCGAGCAGGCGATGGACTCCAAGGTCGTGCAGAGCCCGTCCGGCGCCGTCACCTTCACCCTGATCGAGCCCGACACCGGCCGCCGCCCCGGCCAGATCGACGACTTCCTCTCCGCCCACGGCGGCGCCGGCGTCCAGCACCTCGCCTTCAGCACCCGCGACATCACCACCGCCGTACGGACCGTCCGGGCCCGCGGGGTGGAGTTCCTGACCACCCCGGGGGCCTACTTCGACGTGCTGGCCGAGCGCTTCGGCGAGACGGCCATTCCGGTGGAGACCCTGCGCGACCTGCACGTCCTGGTCGACCAGGACCACGGCGGCCAGCTGTTCCAGATCTTCGCCCGCTCGACACACCCCAGGCGCACCTTCTTCCTCGAACTGATCGAGCGTCAGGGGGCGGGTACCTTCGGCACCGCGAACATCAAGGCCCTGTACGAGGCCATCAGGCGGCACAGCTCGGCCGCCTCCGCCCTCTGATCCCCCGCCCCCGCCCCCCGCCCCCCGCCCCCGAAGGAGGCCCGCACGATGACCGAGACCGCCGAGTTCCGGCTCACCGAGGCCGAGCGCGCCCTGCTGCCCACCGCCGAGGAGGTGGCCCACTACCGCGAGCACGGCTGGTACCTGTCCCGCCGGCTGTTCAGCGACGAGGAGCTGGACGCCCTGCAGGCCGCCACCGAGCTGTACTACGCGGGCCACCGCGACCGCGAACTGCCCGTCCGGCCACCCAGGTTGGCCTCCTGGCAGCCCTCGGACGGGCCCGTCCAGCGGCACAACGACTACGTCCACTACGAGAGCGACGCCATCGGCGCGATCCTGCGCAAGCCGCTCGTCGGCGCGGTGGCCGCGCTGCTCGCCGGGGCGCAGGAGATCCGGATCTTCCAGGCCACCCTGATCTACAAGCCGCCGGTGCCCGGCGAGCCCAGCAACCAGGTGCCGTGGCACTTCGACAAGCAC
The genomic region above belongs to Streptomyces sp. 1331.2 and contains:
- the hppD gene encoding 4-hydroxyphenylpyruvate dioxygenase; the protein is MSIQTITHAEFHCADADKTATELCADYGFTADTPSIGPGGTRSIELRQGTIRLHLTSAAAPEHPVADFVARHGDGVAVLALGCTDPQAALERAERHGARVLDRAGALIAGFGDTALRLVPLRTAEPGPEPRLLDHLDHVAICLPAGRLAEAVRFCEAALGFHTIFEEYIEVGEQAMDSKVVQSPSGAVTFTLIEPDTGRRPGQIDDFLSAHGGAGVQHLAFSTRDITTAVRTVRARGVEFLTTPGAYFDVLAERFGETAIPVETLRDLHVLVDQDHGGQLFQIFARSTHPRRTFFLELIERQGAGTFGTANIKALYEAIRRHSSAASAL
- a CDS encoding ATP-binding protein, whose translation is MGSRARSASVSRNSAVSVIVRASFGGGGRGAGAGDQRAEAAELCRLMASYRALMFAVPKVPAP